A part of Diachasmimorpha longicaudata isolate KC_UGA_2023 chromosome 11, iyDiaLong2, whole genome shotgun sequence genomic DNA contains:
- the LOC135167702 gene encoding prestin-like isoform X1, with the protein MYGTTDFTSFVNPRKMEVVRLMNEDAGDEMTNSPELVVRRPVYQQEDLHRVCNYTQPRKTLKEKWRKKFKGFNFKRNVKKTIPIFDWLSTYDWRGNILGDVAAGFTVAVMHIPQGMAYAMLGNVPPIVGIYMAFFPILVYMIFGTSRHNSMGTFAVICMMTGKVVLAHSNGGDIQTNVTSSMNPEIPDNHQYSPVQVATVVTFGVAILQLAMYVLRLGVISSLLSETLVSGFTTAAAVHVFTSQIKDLLGIQLPRRRGILKVVYTYYDVFNAIDDVNIAAMVIAAITIIAVIFNNEVLKPRVSKYCAFPVPIEMLAVVIGTVVSVQMDLHGVYRVSIVGDIPIGFPIPHLPPLDLLPDVIVDCFVITMVSYSISMSMALIFAQKMNYEVDANQELMAQGLGNLAGSFFSCMPFTASLSRSLVQHAVGGKTQLASLISCFLLLFVLLWIGPFLEPLPKGVLAGIIVVALKGMFLQVKDLFKFWRLSSTDGLLWITTFLTVVILDIEYGLLIGALLCFAKLIALSMKPYTCKLALVPGTELYLDTNRYEKTIELPGIVMFHYCGGLNFASKFHFRKEVFKASGVNPQSELNRILKTESKQDASENSKNLNVIILDFSALIHIDPAGVSALRSLIDDYMKIDVSVYLSGCSGPVFETMRKCNAAERTTEAFMMFPTVSDAVNYARHESVIPTIAIQSSPHWTTTCPMQNSQEENCMSRL; encoded by the exons ATGTATGGAACAACGGATTTTACATCTTTCGTTAATCCTCGGAAAATGGAAGTCGTGCGGTTGATGAATG AGGACGCGGGTGATGAAATGACGAATAGTCCGGAGCTCGTGGTGCGACGACCGGTTTATCAACAGGAGGATCTTCATCGTGTTTGTAACTACACGCAACCACGAaaaacac TGAAAGAGAAATggcggaaaaaattcaaaggttttaatttcaaacgaaACGTCAAGAAAACAATTCCAATATTCGATTGGCTGTCCACGTACGACTGGCGAGGAAATATCCTTGGAGATGTCGCCGCTGGTTTTACGGTTGCTGTTATGCACATACCCCAAG GTATGGCCTATGCAATGCTGGGAAATGTGCCCCCTATCGTCGGCATTTACATGGCATTTTTTCCCATTCTCGTTTACATGATTTTTGGAACATCCAGACACAACTCTATGG GTACATTCGCTGTTATTTGCATGATGACCGGAAAAGTCGTGTTAGCCCACAGTAACGGAGGAGATATCCAAACAAATGTAACATCCTCCATGAATCCCGAAATACCCGATAATCATCAATACTCACCCGTGCAAGTTGCAACTGTCGTGACATTTGGAGTTGCAATATTACAG TTGGCAATGTACGTGCTGCGTCTAGGTGTGATATCTTCACTCCTGTCAGAGACTCTGGTCAGCGGTTTCACCACTGCAGCAGCGGTTCATGTATTCACATCGCAAATCAAGGATCTCTTGGGTATACAACTCCCCAGGCGTCGTGGTATACTCAAAGTGGTTTAC ACTTATTACGACGTCTTCAATGCCATTGATGATGTTAATATCGCGGCTATGGTTATTGCTGCCATAACTATCATAGCTGTCATATTTAATAATGAGGTTCTTAAG CCGAGAGTTTCAAAGTACTGCGCTTTTCCTGTTCCAATTGAAATGCTCGCTGTGGTAATTGGAACTGTAGTTTCTGTTCAAATGGATCTTCATGGGGTTTATAGGGTGTCCATAGTGGGCGACATTCCAATTGG GTTTCCAATTCCCCATCTACCTCCTCTGGATCTTCTCCCTGATGTCATAGTAGATTGTTTCGTGATAACAATGGTATCGTACAGTATTTCCATGTCAATGGCCCTGATATTCGCCCAGAAGATGAATTACGAGGTTGACGCCAATCAAGAATTGATGGCACAAGGTCTCGGCAATTTGGCCGGTTCATTTTTCTCCTGCATGCCCTTCACCGCATCATTATCAAGATCCCTAGTGCAACATGCCGTCGGTGGAAAAACGCAATTAGCTAGTCTCATTTCGTGTTTTCTACTCCTCTTTGTTTTACTCTGGATAGGGCCATTTTTAGAACCACTGCCAAAG GGAGTTCTGGCTGGAATAATTGTAGTGGCGCTGAAGGGTATGTTTCTTCAAGTGAAAGATCTCTTCAAATTTTGGAGGCTCTCATCGACCGACGGCCTCCTCTGGATCACCACATTTCTCACTGTTGTCATTCTCGATATTGAGTATGGACTTTTGATAGGAGCACTTCTGTGTTTTGCCAAGCTCATTGCACTCTCCATGAAACCGTATACTTGCAAATTAGCTCTGGTACCCGGAACTGAACTCTACTTAGATACAAATCGATACGAAAAG actATTGAACTTCCTGGAATTGTCATGTTCCACTACTGCGGGGGATTGAATTTCGCCTCCAAGTTTCATTTTCGTAAAGAGGTATTCAAAGCCAGTGGCGTGAATCCTCAGTCGGAATTAAATCGTATCTTGAAGACGGAGAGCAAACAAGACGCATCAGAAAATTCGAAGAAT CTCAACGTAATTATCTTAGACTTCTCAGCGCTCATTCACATAGATCCCGCCGGTGTTTCCGCACTCAGAAGTCTCATCGACGATTATATGAAAATCGACGTATCAGTTTACCTCTCCGGTTGTTCCG GTCCCGTTTTCGAGACGATGAGAAAGTGCAATGCCGCTGAACGAACAACAGAAGCATTCATGATGTTTCCAACAGTGAGTGATGCGGTCAACTATGCTAGACACGAGAGTGTCATTCCAACAATCGCAATTCAGTCCTCGCCACATTGGACAACCACATGCCCGATGCAAAATAGTCAAGAGGAAAACTGCATGAGTCGACTGTAA
- the LOC135167704 gene encoding histidine-rich glycoprotein-like: protein MYSHTFALIACGILAVSLAAPVPGWGHHHQHVKIHVPYHVHTVHHHHVKKVHVPVHHVEKVHVPVPVHHVEKVHVPVPYPVIEKVHVPVHHVEKIHVPVPIHEPIHEPIHEEKGWW from the exons ATGTACTCTCACACCTTCGCT CTCATCGCTTGTGGAATCCTGGCTGTTTCCCTGGCAGCGCCTGTTCCAGGATGGGGCCACCATCA CCAACATGTGAAGATCCACGTCCCATATCACGTGCACACAGTTCACCATCATCACGTTAAGAAGGTTCACGTACCAGTGCATCACGTTGAGAAGGTTCACGTACCGGTTCCAGTCCACCACGTTGAGAAGGTCCACGTCCCAGTGCCCTACCCTGTCATTGAAAAGGTGCATGTCCCAGTTCATCATGTTGAGAAGATTCACGTGCCCGTTCCCATTCACGAGCCCATCCACGAGCCCATTCACGAGGAGAAGGGATGGTGGTGA
- the LOC135167706 gene encoding signal peptidase complex subunit 1, with translation MASLIQSINSIPTHMDYEGQARAEKLSRIIVTLFGFVGLIWGYAIQEFSQALYILGAGCVMAAIITVPPWPMYRRTPLDWQKPQTEAPSKSKKKK, from the exons ATGGCATCGTTAATTCAgtcaataaattctatacccACGCACATG GACTATGAGGGTCAAGCGAGGGCTGAAAAACTGTCTAGGATCATCGTAACTCTCTTCGGT tttgtTGGATTGATTTGGGGATATGCTATCCAAGAGTTCTCCCAAGCCCTCTACATTCTCGGTGCTGGTTGTGTGATGGCTGCGATAATAACCGTACCACCATGGCCTATGTACAGACGTACCCCCCTAGATTGGCAGAAGCCCCAGACGGAAGCCCCATCGAAGAgtaaaaagaagaaataa
- the LOC135167702 gene encoding prestin-like isoform X3 gives MTNSPELVVRRPVYQQEDLHRVCNYTQPRKTLKEKWRKKFKGFNFKRNVKKTIPIFDWLSTYDWRGNILGDVAAGFTVAVMHIPQGMAYAMLGNVPPIVGIYMAFFPILVYMIFGTSRHNSMGTFAVICMMTGKVVLAHSNGGDIQTNVTSSMNPEIPDNHQYSPVQVATVVTFGVAILQLAMYVLRLGVISSLLSETLVSGFTTAAAVHVFTSQIKDLLGIQLPRRRGILKVVYTYYDVFNAIDDVNIAAMVIAAITIIAVIFNNEVLKPRVSKYCAFPVPIEMLAVVIGTVVSVQMDLHGVYRVSIVGDIPIGFPIPHLPPLDLLPDVIVDCFVITMVSYSISMSMALIFAQKMNYEVDANQELMAQGLGNLAGSFFSCMPFTASLSRSLVQHAVGGKTQLASLISCFLLLFVLLWIGPFLEPLPKGVLAGIIVVALKGMFLQVKDLFKFWRLSSTDGLLWITTFLTVVILDIEYGLLIGALLCFAKLIALSMKPYTCKLALVPGTELYLDTNRYEKTIELPGIVMFHYCGGLNFASKFHFRKEVFKASGVNPQSELNRILKTESKQDASENSKNLNVIILDFSALIHIDPAGVSALRSLIDDYMKIDVSVYLSGCSGPVFETMRKCNAAERTTEAFMMFPTVSDAVNYARHESVIPTIAIQSSPHWTTTCPMQNSQEENCMSRL, from the exons ATGACGAATAGTCCGGAGCTCGTGGTGCGACGACCGGTTTATCAACAGGAGGATCTTCATCGTGTTTGTAACTACACGCAACCACGAaaaacac TGAAAGAGAAATggcggaaaaaattcaaaggttttaatttcaaacgaaACGTCAAGAAAACAATTCCAATATTCGATTGGCTGTCCACGTACGACTGGCGAGGAAATATCCTTGGAGATGTCGCCGCTGGTTTTACGGTTGCTGTTATGCACATACCCCAAG GTATGGCCTATGCAATGCTGGGAAATGTGCCCCCTATCGTCGGCATTTACATGGCATTTTTTCCCATTCTCGTTTACATGATTTTTGGAACATCCAGACACAACTCTATGG GTACATTCGCTGTTATTTGCATGATGACCGGAAAAGTCGTGTTAGCCCACAGTAACGGAGGAGATATCCAAACAAATGTAACATCCTCCATGAATCCCGAAATACCCGATAATCATCAATACTCACCCGTGCAAGTTGCAACTGTCGTGACATTTGGAGTTGCAATATTACAG TTGGCAATGTACGTGCTGCGTCTAGGTGTGATATCTTCACTCCTGTCAGAGACTCTGGTCAGCGGTTTCACCACTGCAGCAGCGGTTCATGTATTCACATCGCAAATCAAGGATCTCTTGGGTATACAACTCCCCAGGCGTCGTGGTATACTCAAAGTGGTTTAC ACTTATTACGACGTCTTCAATGCCATTGATGATGTTAATATCGCGGCTATGGTTATTGCTGCCATAACTATCATAGCTGTCATATTTAATAATGAGGTTCTTAAG CCGAGAGTTTCAAAGTACTGCGCTTTTCCTGTTCCAATTGAAATGCTCGCTGTGGTAATTGGAACTGTAGTTTCTGTTCAAATGGATCTTCATGGGGTTTATAGGGTGTCCATAGTGGGCGACATTCCAATTGG GTTTCCAATTCCCCATCTACCTCCTCTGGATCTTCTCCCTGATGTCATAGTAGATTGTTTCGTGATAACAATGGTATCGTACAGTATTTCCATGTCAATGGCCCTGATATTCGCCCAGAAGATGAATTACGAGGTTGACGCCAATCAAGAATTGATGGCACAAGGTCTCGGCAATTTGGCCGGTTCATTTTTCTCCTGCATGCCCTTCACCGCATCATTATCAAGATCCCTAGTGCAACATGCCGTCGGTGGAAAAACGCAATTAGCTAGTCTCATTTCGTGTTTTCTACTCCTCTTTGTTTTACTCTGGATAGGGCCATTTTTAGAACCACTGCCAAAG GGAGTTCTGGCTGGAATAATTGTAGTGGCGCTGAAGGGTATGTTTCTTCAAGTGAAAGATCTCTTCAAATTTTGGAGGCTCTCATCGACCGACGGCCTCCTCTGGATCACCACATTTCTCACTGTTGTCATTCTCGATATTGAGTATGGACTTTTGATAGGAGCACTTCTGTGTTTTGCCAAGCTCATTGCACTCTCCATGAAACCGTATACTTGCAAATTAGCTCTGGTACCCGGAACTGAACTCTACTTAGATACAAATCGATACGAAAAG actATTGAACTTCCTGGAATTGTCATGTTCCACTACTGCGGGGGATTGAATTTCGCCTCCAAGTTTCATTTTCGTAAAGAGGTATTCAAAGCCAGTGGCGTGAATCCTCAGTCGGAATTAAATCGTATCTTGAAGACGGAGAGCAAACAAGACGCATCAGAAAATTCGAAGAAT CTCAACGTAATTATCTTAGACTTCTCAGCGCTCATTCACATAGATCCCGCCGGTGTTTCCGCACTCAGAAGTCTCATCGACGATTATATGAAAATCGACGTATCAGTTTACCTCTCCGGTTGTTCCG GTCCCGTTTTCGAGACGATGAGAAAGTGCAATGCCGCTGAACGAACAACAGAAGCATTCATGATGTTTCCAACAGTGAGTGATGCGGTCAACTATGCTAGACACGAGAGTGTCATTCCAACAATCGCAATTCAGTCCTCGCCACATTGGACAACCACATGCCCGATGCAAAATAGTCAAGAGGAAAACTGCATGAGTCGACTGTAA
- the LOC135167702 gene encoding prestin-like isoform X2 codes for METSSLLTDKSYFGLEDAGDEMTNSPELVVRRPVYQQEDLHRVCNYTQPRKTLKEKWRKKFKGFNFKRNVKKTIPIFDWLSTYDWRGNILGDVAAGFTVAVMHIPQGMAYAMLGNVPPIVGIYMAFFPILVYMIFGTSRHNSMGTFAVICMMTGKVVLAHSNGGDIQTNVTSSMNPEIPDNHQYSPVQVATVVTFGVAILQLAMYVLRLGVISSLLSETLVSGFTTAAAVHVFTSQIKDLLGIQLPRRRGILKVVYTYYDVFNAIDDVNIAAMVIAAITIIAVIFNNEVLKPRVSKYCAFPVPIEMLAVVIGTVVSVQMDLHGVYRVSIVGDIPIGFPIPHLPPLDLLPDVIVDCFVITMVSYSISMSMALIFAQKMNYEVDANQELMAQGLGNLAGSFFSCMPFTASLSRSLVQHAVGGKTQLASLISCFLLLFVLLWIGPFLEPLPKGVLAGIIVVALKGMFLQVKDLFKFWRLSSTDGLLWITTFLTVVILDIEYGLLIGALLCFAKLIALSMKPYTCKLALVPGTELYLDTNRYEKTIELPGIVMFHYCGGLNFASKFHFRKEVFKASGVNPQSELNRILKTESKQDASENSKNLNVIILDFSALIHIDPAGVSALRSLIDDYMKIDVSVYLSGCSGPVFETMRKCNAAERTTEAFMMFPTVSDAVNYARHESVIPTIAIQSSPHWTTTCPMQNSQEENCMSRL; via the exons ATGGAGACAAGCAGTTTACTTACAGATAAATCCTACTTCGGCCTTG AGGACGCGGGTGATGAAATGACGAATAGTCCGGAGCTCGTGGTGCGACGACCGGTTTATCAACAGGAGGATCTTCATCGTGTTTGTAACTACACGCAACCACGAaaaacac TGAAAGAGAAATggcggaaaaaattcaaaggttttaatttcaaacgaaACGTCAAGAAAACAATTCCAATATTCGATTGGCTGTCCACGTACGACTGGCGAGGAAATATCCTTGGAGATGTCGCCGCTGGTTTTACGGTTGCTGTTATGCACATACCCCAAG GTATGGCCTATGCAATGCTGGGAAATGTGCCCCCTATCGTCGGCATTTACATGGCATTTTTTCCCATTCTCGTTTACATGATTTTTGGAACATCCAGACACAACTCTATGG GTACATTCGCTGTTATTTGCATGATGACCGGAAAAGTCGTGTTAGCCCACAGTAACGGAGGAGATATCCAAACAAATGTAACATCCTCCATGAATCCCGAAATACCCGATAATCATCAATACTCACCCGTGCAAGTTGCAACTGTCGTGACATTTGGAGTTGCAATATTACAG TTGGCAATGTACGTGCTGCGTCTAGGTGTGATATCTTCACTCCTGTCAGAGACTCTGGTCAGCGGTTTCACCACTGCAGCAGCGGTTCATGTATTCACATCGCAAATCAAGGATCTCTTGGGTATACAACTCCCCAGGCGTCGTGGTATACTCAAAGTGGTTTAC ACTTATTACGACGTCTTCAATGCCATTGATGATGTTAATATCGCGGCTATGGTTATTGCTGCCATAACTATCATAGCTGTCATATTTAATAATGAGGTTCTTAAG CCGAGAGTTTCAAAGTACTGCGCTTTTCCTGTTCCAATTGAAATGCTCGCTGTGGTAATTGGAACTGTAGTTTCTGTTCAAATGGATCTTCATGGGGTTTATAGGGTGTCCATAGTGGGCGACATTCCAATTGG GTTTCCAATTCCCCATCTACCTCCTCTGGATCTTCTCCCTGATGTCATAGTAGATTGTTTCGTGATAACAATGGTATCGTACAGTATTTCCATGTCAATGGCCCTGATATTCGCCCAGAAGATGAATTACGAGGTTGACGCCAATCAAGAATTGATGGCACAAGGTCTCGGCAATTTGGCCGGTTCATTTTTCTCCTGCATGCCCTTCACCGCATCATTATCAAGATCCCTAGTGCAACATGCCGTCGGTGGAAAAACGCAATTAGCTAGTCTCATTTCGTGTTTTCTACTCCTCTTTGTTTTACTCTGGATAGGGCCATTTTTAGAACCACTGCCAAAG GGAGTTCTGGCTGGAATAATTGTAGTGGCGCTGAAGGGTATGTTTCTTCAAGTGAAAGATCTCTTCAAATTTTGGAGGCTCTCATCGACCGACGGCCTCCTCTGGATCACCACATTTCTCACTGTTGTCATTCTCGATATTGAGTATGGACTTTTGATAGGAGCACTTCTGTGTTTTGCCAAGCTCATTGCACTCTCCATGAAACCGTATACTTGCAAATTAGCTCTGGTACCCGGAACTGAACTCTACTTAGATACAAATCGATACGAAAAG actATTGAACTTCCTGGAATTGTCATGTTCCACTACTGCGGGGGATTGAATTTCGCCTCCAAGTTTCATTTTCGTAAAGAGGTATTCAAAGCCAGTGGCGTGAATCCTCAGTCGGAATTAAATCGTATCTTGAAGACGGAGAGCAAACAAGACGCATCAGAAAATTCGAAGAAT CTCAACGTAATTATCTTAGACTTCTCAGCGCTCATTCACATAGATCCCGCCGGTGTTTCCGCACTCAGAAGTCTCATCGACGATTATATGAAAATCGACGTATCAGTTTACCTCTCCGGTTGTTCCG GTCCCGTTTTCGAGACGATGAGAAAGTGCAATGCCGCTGAACGAACAACAGAAGCATTCATGATGTTTCCAACAGTGAGTGATGCGGTCAACTATGCTAGACACGAGAGTGTCATTCCAACAATCGCAATTCAGTCCTCGCCACATTGGACAACCACATGCCCGATGCAAAATAGTCAAGAGGAAAACTGCATGAGTCGACTGTAA